One Bacillota bacterium genomic window carries:
- a CDS encoding methyltransferase domain-containing protein: MERSDPGAHHHGHGSKERREQRARLLPVDAVLAGLLRSDAEILADLGCGYGFFTIPAAKRLRRGRVVALDTDPEALDEARKGFAEAGLTNVEFVLSRPDRIPLADGSVTAALLSTVLHEVGDKPRFLTEVRRILSRSGRLSVVEFHKQEMPFGPPLGDRLTEEQTADLLRGAGLVVVETSRLSDAFYQVIAEVGPVTSPGAVVRPEPAEND, translated from the coding sequence GTGGAACGAAGCGACCCGGGGGCTCATCACCATGGGCATGGTTCCAAAGAACGGCGCGAGCAACGGGCGAGGCTGCTTCCGGTAGACGCGGTCCTCGCCGGCCTCCTGCGGTCGGATGCGGAAATCCTCGCCGACCTGGGTTGCGGCTACGGTTTCTTCACCATCCCGGCGGCAAAGAGGCTGCGCCGGGGCCGGGTCGTCGCCCTGGACACTGATCCCGAGGCGCTGGATGAAGCCCGGAAGGGATTCGCCGAGGCCGGCCTGACCAACGTCGAGTTCGTCCTCTCGCGGCCTGACCGGATCCCCCTGGCCGACGGCTCGGTCACGGCGGCGTTGCTGTCCACCGTCCTCCACGAGGTGGGCGACAAGCCGCGGTTCCTGACCGAGGTCAGGCGGATCCTCAGTCGGTCCGGCCGCCTCTCGGTGGTCGAGTTCCACAAGCAGGAGATGCCTTTCGGACCGCCGCTGGGTGATCGCCTGACCGAAGAGCAGACTGCGGACCTGCTCCGCGGGGCGGGATTGGTGGTCGTCGAGACGAGCCGTCTCAGTGATGCCTTCTACCAAGTCATTGCGGAAGTCGGTCCGGTCACCTCGCCAGGAGCGGTCGTCCGCCCCGAGCCGGCCGAGAACGATTGA
- a CDS encoding nitronate monooxygenase, translating into MKLPELRIAGLKPSLPIFQGGMAIRLSTHRLAAAVAEAGGVGIIAGTAMTARELAEEIRKARALTKGIIGVNVMYAASAFAELVKTAIAERIDLVVSGAGFSRDMFTWGRESGTPIVPIVSTARLARTAEKLGAAAVVVEGFEAGGHLGTEESMKKIVPEVAEAVSIPVIAAGGIVEGDDIREAIGLGATGVQMGILFGASEEGNGDDQLKQAYIDAKAEDIILIKSPVGLPGRAIRNTFTEKLAEGRVAAPEHCSNCLKVCSQAFCIREALINAQRGRLDDGVIFSGKYIDKIRDILPVRDIIGRLTSRLAELPAPPQFLRPLVQPATAS; encoded by the coding sequence ATGAAGCTACCCGAACTGCGCATTGCGGGCCTCAAGCCGTCGCTGCCCATCTTCCAGGGCGGGATGGCGATTCGCTTGTCGACCCACCGCCTGGCTGCGGCCGTGGCCGAAGCCGGTGGTGTCGGCATCATCGCCGGGACCGCCATGACCGCGCGCGAACTGGCCGAGGAGATCCGCAAGGCGCGGGCGTTGACCAAGGGCATCATCGGGGTTAACGTAATGTACGCCGCCAGCGCCTTCGCCGAACTGGTCAAGACGGCCATCGCTGAGCGGATCGACCTCGTCGTTTCGGGCGCCGGCTTCTCGCGTGATATGTTCACCTGGGGCCGCGAGAGCGGGACCCCCATCGTGCCCATTGTCTCCACGGCCCGCCTGGCCCGGACGGCCGAGAAGCTCGGGGCGGCCGCCGTGGTCGTCGAAGGCTTCGAGGCCGGCGGCCACCTCGGCACTGAAGAGTCGATGAAGAAGATCGTCCCGGAAGTCGCCGAGGCCGTCTCCATTCCGGTCATCGCCGCCGGCGGCATCGTCGAAGGCGACGACATCCGAGAAGCCATCGGTCTCGGCGCGACCGGCGTCCAGATGGGCATCCTCTTCGGGGCCAGCGAGGAAGGCAACGGCGATGACCAGCTGAAGCAGGCCTACATTGACGCTAAAGCAGAGGACATCATCCTCATCAAAAGCCCGGTCGGGCTGCCCGGGCGGGCCATCCGCAACACCTTCACGGAGAAGCTGGCCGAAGGGCGCGTGGCCGCTCCCGAGCATTGCTCGAACTGCTTGAAGGTCTGTTCGCAAGCGTTCTGCATCCGCGAGGCGCTCATCAATGCGCAACGTGGCCGGCTCGATGACGGCGTCATCTTTTCCGGAAAATACATCGATAAGATCCGTGACATCCTGCCGGTCCGCGACATCATCGGCCGCCTGACCAGCCGATTGGCCGAGTTGCCCGCGCCGCCGCAGTTTCTACGGCCGCTTGTACAGCCGGCAACCGCGAGTTGA
- a CDS encoding response regulator: MSRILIIEDDVKLRSMIEEGLRRNGFTPLATDDFARVKEEVVRSSPDLVIIDINLPQYDGFYWCRQIRTVSKVPVVFLSARTGDMDQVLAMENGGLAAAIQASLPDQTGIGVLNRFDEYGRLRQQGALTMFIGVFVCSVFFLAAGSLIYFKLFTEIGEDRRHYAVLRDIGITRRELGQLIGRELGALFFVPLAIGAVHTGFALKTLSNVLSRDFNVTAAGITVFAVYLLAQAVYYTATRASYAREVLRGRVG; this comes from the coding sequence GTGTCCCGCATCCTCATTATCGAAGACGATGTCAAGCTGCGCTCGATGATCGAAGAGGGGCTAAGGCGCAACGGCTTCACCCCGCTGGCCACGGACGACTTCGCCCGGGTCAAGGAGGAGGTCGTCCGCAGCTCGCCGGACCTGGTCATCATCGACATCAACCTGCCGCAATACGACGGCTTCTACTGGTGCCGGCAGATCCGCACCGTCTCCAAGGTGCCGGTGGTCTTCCTGTCGGCCCGCACCGGCGACATGGACCAGGTCCTGGCGATGGAGAACGGCGGGTTGGCCGCCGCCATCCAAGCTTCGCTGCCCGACCAGACCGGCATCGGGGTGCTCAATCGGTTCGATGAGTACGGTCGGCTCCGGCAGCAGGGCGCCCTGACCATGTTCATCGGGGTCTTCGTCTGCTCGGTCTTCTTCCTCGCCGCCGGCAGCCTGATCTACTTCAAGCTGTTCACCGAGATCGGCGAGGACCGCCGGCACTACGCGGTCCTGCGGGACATCGGGATCACCCGGCGTGAACTCGGGCAGCTCATCGGCCGGGAGCTCGGGGCCCTGTTCTTCGTGCCGCTCGCCATCGGGGCCGTCCACACGGGCTTCGCCCTGAAGACCCTGTCCAACGTCCTCAGCCGCGACTTCAACGTGACCGCGGCCGGGATCACGGTCTTCGCCGTCTACCTGCTGGCCCAGGCGGTCTACTACACGGCGACGCGGGCCTCCTACGCGCGCGAGGTCCTGCGCGGTCGGGTGGGCTGA
- a CDS encoding MmgE/PrpD family protein — MGLTRELAEYLSVFDYGDLTPAAVAKVKTCLIDWLAVALAGGAEPAARAVRDHVLADPTPGRSTLLGEGTQVPAAKAALANGMAGHILDYDDVTTFGSGHPSAPVFPAVLALAEEIDAGGKDLLAGAAAGITTMLTLGLPVMPGHYTRGFHNTATFGRLGAAAGACVTAHLPAEACLGALGVAATTASGLRGGFGTMMKGLQVGWASMGGLMAYELARLGMAGPDDLIEGHHGFYAALAPRVDEAALQMVREGLKSGAVRGGPGERVSAEGTLCGRALDSIRLKRFPACFSTHGAIQAAIESRPFLGSLEEIADIECVVHPGCLDIAVNPAPRTGLEVKFSVQYCLALALLDGRVDLRSFEDGRALRAEVTTLAAKVRVIPEPAFAPDRRCRLVIRLDHGGQVESEVRILQALPAEAERKVAGAKLAEAAELQLGSATRGRQITEMIEGLEGLTTVRELTRLLRGRTGMAGTTRKGGSRERGTPLKGNPARG, encoded by the coding sequence ATGGGCCTGACCCGTGAGCTGGCCGAGTACCTGTCGGTCTTCGACTACGGCGATCTCACGCCCGCGGCCGTGGCCAAGGTGAAGACCTGCCTCATCGATTGGCTGGCGGTGGCCCTGGCCGGTGGCGCCGAGCCGGCCGCCCGGGCCGTTCGCGACCACGTCCTGGCCGACCCGACCCCCGGCCGGTCCACCCTGCTGGGAGAGGGGACCCAGGTGCCGGCGGCCAAGGCGGCCCTGGCCAACGGCATGGCCGGGCACATCCTCGACTACGACGATGTCACCACCTTTGGGTCGGGGCATCCCAGCGCCCCGGTGTTCCCGGCGGTCCTGGCCCTGGCGGAGGAGATCGACGCCGGCGGGAAGGACCTTCTGGCCGGGGCCGCCGCCGGGATCACGACCATGTTGACCCTCGGCCTGCCGGTGATGCCTGGACACTACACCCGCGGCTTCCATAACACGGCCACGTTCGGCCGGCTCGGGGCGGCGGCCGGGGCCTGCGTCACGGCCCACCTCCCGGCCGAGGCCTGTCTCGGTGCCCTGGGCGTGGCCGCGACCACCGCCTCCGGCCTGCGCGGCGGGTTCGGGACGATGATGAAGGGACTGCAGGTGGGCTGGGCCTCGATGGGCGGCCTGATGGCCTACGAGTTGGCCCGCCTCGGGATGGCGGGCCCGGACGATCTGATCGAAGGGCACCATGGGTTCTACGCGGCCCTGGCTCCGCGGGTCGATGAGGCGGCCCTGCAGATGGTGCGGGAAGGCTTGAAAAGCGGGGCCGTCCGGGGGGGCCCGGGAGAGCGGGTCTCGGCTGAGGGAACCCTGTGCGGGCGGGCCCTGGACTCGATCCGCCTGAAGCGCTTTCCGGCGTGTTTCTCCACCCACGGGGCGATCCAGGCGGCCATCGAAAGCCGACCGTTCCTGGGCAGCCTCGAGGAGATCGCCGACATCGAGTGTGTGGTTCATCCGGGGTGCCTGGACATCGCCGTCAACCCCGCGCCCAGGACCGGGTTGGAGGTCAAGTTCAGCGTCCAGTATTGCCTGGCCCTGGCTCTGCTTGATGGGCGGGTTGACCTGCGCTCCTTCGAGGACGGCCGGGCCCTCCGGGCCGAGGTGACCACCCTGGCCGCCAAGGTACGGGTCATCCCTGAGCCGGCCTTCGCCCCGGACCGCCGGTGCCGGCTGGTCATCCGCCTGGACCACGGTGGCCAGGTCGAGTCCGAGGTCAGGATCCTCCAGGCGTTGCCGGCGGAGGCCGAGCGCAAGGTGGCCGGAGCCAAGCTGGCTGAGGCGGCCGAGCTTCAACTGGGTTCGGCCACCCGCGGCCGACAGATCACCGAGATGATCGAGGGGCTCGAGGGGTTGACGACGGTCAGGGAACTGACCCGGCTCCTGAGGGGGAGGACGGGGATGGCGGGGACGACGAGGAAGGGTGGCTCGAGGGAGCGCGGGACCCCTTTGAAGGGAAATCCGGCCCGGGGGTAG
- a CDS encoding IclR family transcriptional regulator translates to MARGDGSSAQHSMRSVERICSILGFLSEHPTGTLAGMAKATGLAKPTAFRLAEAMTSNGLLARVADAGYQLGPRLIYIALKGSGLLDLRAAARPAMAKLAAETGETVALSILLDQARMYIDQIESTQPIRRVIEVNAPLPLNCGASAKALLAWMPEEEVRKILSAQSQLPWTERTVTNPEALMRQIKTVRQTGYAKSHGERIPDGSAVAAPIVAQNGDVLAALAVLAPRHRAPDEKLVSWAPLVIRAALDVAVAYGAAPPAKRGGRPWA, encoded by the coding sequence ATGGCCCGCGGGGACGGCTCATCCGCGCAGCACTCAATGCGCTCGGTGGAGCGGATCTGCAGCATCCTGGGTTTCCTCAGCGAACATCCCACCGGTACCCTGGCCGGGATGGCCAAGGCCACCGGCCTGGCCAAGCCGACCGCCTTCCGGCTGGCTGAGGCGATGACCAGCAACGGACTCCTGGCCCGAGTGGCCGACGCCGGTTATCAGCTCGGTCCTCGGCTCATCTACATCGCCCTGAAGGGGTCCGGGCTGCTGGACCTCCGGGCGGCGGCCCGGCCGGCCATGGCCAAGCTGGCCGCCGAGACCGGCGAGACGGTCGCCCTCTCCATCCTCCTCGACCAGGCCAGGATGTACATCGACCAGATCGAGTCGACCCAGCCCATCCGCCGGGTCATCGAGGTCAACGCACCCCTGCCCCTCAACTGTGGCGCCTCGGCCAAGGCCCTGCTGGCATGGATGCCGGAGGAGGAGGTCAGGAAGATCCTTTCGGCTCAGAGCCAGCTACCTTGGACCGAGCGGACCGTGACCAACCCCGAGGCGCTGATGAGGCAGATCAAGACGGTCCGTCAGACCGGTTACGCGAAGAGCCATGGCGAACGGATCCCCGACGGGTCGGCGGTGGCCGCACCCATCGTCGCCCAGAACGGCGATGTCCTGGCCGCCCTGGCGGTGCTTGCGCCACGGCATCGGGCGCCCGACGAGAAGTTGGTTTCGTGGGCGCCCCTGGTGATCCGGGCGGCCCTGGACGTGGCCGTCGCCTATGGGGCCGCCCCTCCGGCCAAGCGAGGTGGCCGGCCATGGGCCTGA
- the arsN2 gene encoding arsenic resistance N-acetyltransferase ArsN2: MSEDLKEQVKARYAEAARAAAEAAKNAPSSCCGPSGGGCGCGPKFGEGLYDPKDLAGLPQGAVVASLGCGVPTALVDLIPGETVLDLGSGGGIDVLLAARRVGPTGKVYGLDMTDEMLALARENQLKAGVTNVEFLKGDIEAIPLPDNSVDVIVSNCVINLSTDKNRVFREAFRVLKPGGRFAVSDTVFQGDLDLIPEWIRRSAVAWSQCVSGSLEERDYLARLRAAGFVEPSVQVTQVYAGRLAGEAGQSACCGTGTILPAGIRLVSGFVRARKPGPAKPPVRGARPGDLPAVRRLLKEAGLPDDGLENQFGEAYAVAEADGKVVGVAGLETYGDHGLLRSLVVDSPWRGQGVGDALTRDRLAWAKARELKSVHLLTTTAAGYFPRLGFEMVDRRDVPVEVQGSVEFVHACPASAVAMRLGGAA; the protein is encoded by the coding sequence ATGAGTGAGGATTTGAAGGAGCAGGTCAAGGCCAGGTACGCCGAGGCCGCTCGGGCCGCGGCCGAGGCGGCGAAGAACGCCCCGTCGAGTTGTTGCGGGCCAAGCGGCGGCGGTTGCGGTTGCGGCCCGAAGTTCGGTGAAGGGTTGTATGACCCCAAGGACCTCGCGGGGTTGCCCCAGGGCGCGGTGGTGGCCAGCCTGGGGTGTGGCGTGCCGACGGCTCTGGTCGATCTCATCCCGGGCGAGACCGTCCTCGACCTCGGGAGCGGCGGCGGCATCGACGTCCTCCTGGCCGCCAGGAGGGTGGGGCCGACGGGCAAGGTCTACGGTCTCGACATGACCGACGAGATGCTCGCTCTGGCCCGCGAGAACCAACTGAAGGCCGGCGTGACCAACGTCGAGTTCCTGAAAGGCGATATCGAGGCCATCCCCCTGCCGGACAACAGCGTCGACGTGATCGTCAGCAACTGCGTCATCAACCTGTCCACGGACAAGAACCGGGTCTTCCGCGAAGCCTTCCGCGTCCTCAAGCCGGGCGGCCGTTTCGCCGTGTCGGACACGGTCTTCCAGGGAGACCTGGACCTGATTCCCGAGTGGATCCGGCGGTCCGCGGTGGCCTGGTCCCAGTGTGTCAGCGGTTCCCTTGAGGAGCGCGACTACCTGGCCCGCCTGCGGGCGGCGGGCTTCGTTGAGCCTTCGGTGCAGGTGACCCAGGTGTATGCCGGTCGGTTGGCCGGTGAGGCCGGCCAGTCCGCCTGCTGCGGCACCGGCACCATCCTCCCGGCGGGCATCCGCCTGGTCAGCGGGTTCGTCCGGGCCCGCAAGCCAGGGCCGGCAAAACCCCCGGTCAGGGGCGCCAGGCCGGGTGACCTGCCCGCGGTGCGCCGTCTCCTGAAGGAAGCCGGGTTACCCGATGACGGGCTCGAGAACCAGTTCGGCGAGGCCTATGCGGTCGCCGAGGCCGATGGGAAGGTGGTCGGGGTGGCCGGGCTGGAAACATACGGGGATCACGGTCTGCTACGCTCCCTGGTCGTCGACTCGCCCTGGCGTGGCCAGGGCGTCGGTGACGCCCTCACCCGTGACCGCCTGGCCTGGGCCAAGGCCCGCGAACTGAAATCGGTCCACCTGTTGACCACCACGGCCGCGGGCTACTTCCCGAGACTCGGCTTCGAGATGGTCGATCGCCGCGATGTCCCGGTCGAAGTCCAGGGCTCGGTCGAGTTCGTTCACGCCTGTCCCGCCAGCGCCGTGGCCATGAGGCTCGGCGGGGCGGCCTGA
- a CDS encoding metalloregulator ArsR/SmtB family transcription factor, with product MTDIEAAPADRLTLLGKALSDPVRVRMIGLMARGRSCCALDRCCSSVTPADEATEGLCVCEFQGIFGLGQSRISYHLRILKESGLIHEEARGKWTFYSLDKKVARELVELVKRELKL from the coding sequence ATGACCGATATCGAGGCCGCTCCGGCCGACCGGTTGACGCTTCTGGGCAAAGCCCTTTCCGACCCGGTCAGGGTCAGGATGATCGGGCTGATGGCCAGGGGCCGGTCTTGCTGCGCCCTTGACCGATGCTGTTCCTCGGTCACACCGGCCGACGAAGCCACCGAGGGGCTCTGCGTCTGCGAGTTTCAGGGGATCTTCGGGCTGGGTCAATCACGGATTTCGTATCACCTGCGAATCCTCAAGGAAAGCGGGCTCATCCACGAAGAGGCCAGGGGCAAGTGGACTTTCTACTCACTCGACAAAAAGGTTGCCCGCGAGCTGGTTGAGCTGGTCAAAAGGGAACTGAAGCTGTAA